Proteins from a single region of Neodiprion virginianus isolate iyNeoVirg1 chromosome 4, iyNeoVirg1.1, whole genome shotgun sequence:
- the LOC124302456 gene encoding uncharacterized protein LOC124302456 isoform X3 has protein sequence MDNLGNWTNGIINVTTPVPGRNSVSSLSSSEPVDKLLIIAPSLVVVNQDLRWIFLLHTYGFACLFFVLSFYTFFSILNLRSLISSRPFMSTINVFLCLLGASRSGCLFIDPYNLKETMPRVIGSIMWDIGFPCVTSAFCLIQLAFLQLTQLKFGPEKLQKESCLSLIITAHFSCIIASDGVLAFHNHYIAKYVIQTIFLVWSIMLYLTFLHAGYKVMHLLRTVPNSMLTRDNSHMNQKAHPTNIATKNLESNRKDPVASSTALGIQLPPSTQANQPIPAISTVPEVYVRPPTPTPSTANLPIITVSSPSRRSSLASRRGSDISGSSRRNSECSVRFINEEQISPSTESRRNSEFNIKQPTNSERPRTPESILRRHSENITPASSTKDLRRCSDFTHEKNRSSQFATKLRRNSDFGNRTPKRLLLTEEQRLPSVLDHSPTGSRRNSDIGSLMTTTKLDSRRNSEFSCRRNSEFFQIKPLIINRRSSDISIRTLDKSPTHYNSIVPENPELQEKSESDSDQPDCNEKAALMNNKLTHNKCNEKDEITKTRKKNLSWKNDKYKDDPEEITAESSLLPDNATTEGRITGADFTLHSILNHIAYVNRAKSDTPLHIPEADTAAARKLQIRKVLNVTYATAILGIILCVADIGRIFGPYGLLAETATFGTRHNPAQIPQPWPWLLYQTLCRALELIMGCAMASITKQPSVSPRHQYLNTYPSYSLRMKQRENLYI, from the exons ATGGACAACCTGGGTAATTGGACTAACG GTATTATCAATGTGACAACACCAGTACCAGGGAGAAATAGCGTATCCAGTTTATCAAGTTCAGAACCAGTTGACAAGCTATTGATCATCGCACCTTCATTGGTGGTGGTGAACCAGGATTTACGATGGATATTCTTATTACACACCTATGGTTTTGCGTGCCTCTTTTTTGTCCTCAGCTTCTACACATTTTTCTCCATACTAAATTTAAG ATCTCTTATTTCAAGTCGCCCCTTTATGTCAACTATAAATGTATTCCTTTGCTTACTCGGTGCTTCGAGGTCTGGTTGTCTATTCATAGATCCATACAATCTTAAAGAG ACCATGCCTCGAGTTATTGGCTCAATAATGTGGGACATCGGATTTCCATGTGTGACTTCTGCTTTTTGCCTGATACAACTGGCTTTTCTTCAACTAACACAG CTCAAGTTTGGTCCTGAAAAGCTGCAGAAAGAATCTTGTCTAAGTCTAATAATTACGGCTCATTTCTCCTGCATTATAGCAAGCGATGGCGTCCTTGCCTTTCACAATCATTACATAGCCAAGTATGTGATTCAAACTATATTCCTTGTATGGAGTATTATGCTGTATTTGACTTTTTTGCATGCTGGCTACAAAGTCATGCATTTACTAAGAACTGTGCCAAATAGTATGCTAACGCGGGATAATTCTCACATGAATCAAAAAG CTCACCCGACAAACATAGCGACAAAGAACCTGGAATCTAATCGCAAAGATCCAGTTGCTTCGTCAACCGCTTTGGGTATTCAGTTACCACCGTCAACGCAAGCTAATCAACCAATACCAGCGATATCTACTGTGCCGGAAGTTTATGTCAGACCACCCACTCCAACACCGTCAACTGCCAATCTACCGATCATTACAGTTTCAAGCCCAAGCCGACGAAGTTCATTGGCAAGTAGGAGAGGGAGTGACATTTCTGGGTCATCTAGACGTAACTCTGAGTGCAGCGTTAGATTCATCAACGAAGAACAGATATCACCTTCTACAGAATCACGACGCAATTCGGAGTTCAACATTAAGCAGCCAACCAATTCAGAAAGACCACGGACACCGGAAAGTATATTACGAAGACATTCAGAAAATATTACACCTGCTAGTAGCACCAAAGACCTGAGAAGATGCTCAGATTTCACTCACGAAAAAAATCGCAGCTCCCAATTCGCAACCAAGTTGAGACGGAATAGTGACTTTGGTAACAGAACACCGAAAAGATTGCTTTTAACTGAAGAACAGAGACTGCCTAGCGTGCTGGATCATAGCCCTACAG GTTCGAGACGGAATTCGGACATAGGCAGTTTGATGACGACAACAAAATTAGACTCTCGTAGAAACTCAGAATTCTCCTGTCGAcggaattccgaatttttccAGATCAAGCCTTTGATAATAAATCGTCGGAGTAGTGACATAAGTATTAGAACACTGGATAAAAGTCCGACACACTATAATAGCATTGTCCCTGAAAATCCTGAGCTACAAGAAAAATCAGAATCCGATTCTGATCAACCAGATTGCAACGAGAAGGCGGCattgatgaataataaactGACACACAACAAATGCAATGAAAAGGATGAAATTACTaagacgaggaaaaaaaatttgtcatgGAAAAATGACAAGTATAAAGACGATCCCGAAGAGATTACAGCAGAAAGCAGTTTACTGCCAGATAATGCAACAACGGAAGGCAGAATCACG GGGGCTGATTTTACACTTCACTCAATATTAAATCATATTGCATATGTAAATAGAGCTAAGTCTGATACACCGCTGCATATACCGGAGGCTGACACAGCAGCAGCACGAAAGTTACAGATACGAAAAGTCTTGAATGTTACCTACGCTACAGCAATTTTAGGAATAATTTTGTGCGTTGCAGATATTGGCAGGATATTTGGTCCTTACG GACTTCTAGCAGAAACAGCTACGTTTGGCACAAGGCATAATCCAGCACAAATTCCACAGCCATGGCCCTGGCTACTATATCAAACCTTGTGCCGAGCACTGGAACTCATAATGGGATGCGCTATGGCGAGTATAACTAAACAGCCATCGGTAAGCCCACGTCATCAGTATCTGAATACCTATCCCAGCTATAGCTTACGCATGAAACAAAGAGAAAATCTTTACATATGA
- the LOC124302456 gene encoding uncharacterized protein LOC124302456 isoform X1: protein MDNLGNWTNGIINVTTPVPGRNSVSSLSSSEPVDKLLIIAPSLVVVNQDLRWIFLLHTYGFACLFFVLSFYTFFSILNLRSLISSRPFMSTINVFLCLLGASRSGCLFIDPYNLKETMPRVIGSIMWDIGFPCVTSAFCLIQLAFLQLTQLKFGPEKLQKESCLSLIITAHFSCIIASDGVLAFHNHYIAKYVIQTIFLVWSIMLYLTFLHAGYKVMHLLRTVPNSMLTRDNSHMNQKGIMQLAMLAPYNNLATSVAAALVPTLLGPKLRASDDNNVPGSIAKDSEHNQSLKAHPTNIATKNLESNRKDPVASSTALGIQLPPSTQANQPIPAISTVPEVYVRPPTPTPSTANLPIITVSSPSRRSSLASRRGSDISGSSRRNSECSVRFINEEQISPSTESRRNSEFNIKQPTNSERPRTPESILRRHSENITPASSTKDLRRCSDFTHEKNRSSQFATKLRRNSDFGNRTPKRLLLTEEQRLPSVLDHSPTGSRRNSDIGSLMTTTKLDSRRNSEFSCRRNSEFFQIKPLIINRRSSDISIRTLDKSPTHYNSIVPENPELQEKSESDSDQPDCNEKAALMNNKLTHNKCNEKDEITKTRKKNLSWKNDKYKDDPEEITAESSLLPDNATTEGRITGADFTLHSILNHIAYVNRAKSDTPLHIPEADTAAARKLQIRKVLNVTYATAILGIILCVADIGRIFGPYGLLAETATFGTRHNPAQIPQPWPWLLYQTLCRALELIMGCAMASITKQPSVSPRHQYLNTYPSYSLRMKQRENLYI, encoded by the exons ATGGACAACCTGGGTAATTGGACTAACG GTATTATCAATGTGACAACACCAGTACCAGGGAGAAATAGCGTATCCAGTTTATCAAGTTCAGAACCAGTTGACAAGCTATTGATCATCGCACCTTCATTGGTGGTGGTGAACCAGGATTTACGATGGATATTCTTATTACACACCTATGGTTTTGCGTGCCTCTTTTTTGTCCTCAGCTTCTACACATTTTTCTCCATACTAAATTTAAG ATCTCTTATTTCAAGTCGCCCCTTTATGTCAACTATAAATGTATTCCTTTGCTTACTCGGTGCTTCGAGGTCTGGTTGTCTATTCATAGATCCATACAATCTTAAAGAG ACCATGCCTCGAGTTATTGGCTCAATAATGTGGGACATCGGATTTCCATGTGTGACTTCTGCTTTTTGCCTGATACAACTGGCTTTTCTTCAACTAACACAG CTCAAGTTTGGTCCTGAAAAGCTGCAGAAAGAATCTTGTCTAAGTCTAATAATTACGGCTCATTTCTCCTGCATTATAGCAAGCGATGGCGTCCTTGCCTTTCACAATCATTACATAGCCAAGTATGTGATTCAAACTATATTCCTTGTATGGAGTATTATGCTGTATTTGACTTTTTTGCATGCTGGCTACAAAGTCATGCATTTACTAAGAACTGTGCCAAATAGTATGCTAACGCGGGATAATTCTCACATGAATCAAAAAG GAATAATGCAGCTTGCTATGCTTGCGCCTTACAATAATTTAGCTACCTCTGTGGCCGCGGCGCTTGTACCAACTCTACTTGGGCCAAAGCTGCGAGCGTCTGACGATAATAATGTGCCTGGAAGTATAGCTAAAGATTCTGAGCATAATCAAAGCTTGAAAG CTCACCCGACAAACATAGCGACAAAGAACCTGGAATCTAATCGCAAAGATCCAGTTGCTTCGTCAACCGCTTTGGGTATTCAGTTACCACCGTCAACGCAAGCTAATCAACCAATACCAGCGATATCTACTGTGCCGGAAGTTTATGTCAGACCACCCACTCCAACACCGTCAACTGCCAATCTACCGATCATTACAGTTTCAAGCCCAAGCCGACGAAGTTCATTGGCAAGTAGGAGAGGGAGTGACATTTCTGGGTCATCTAGACGTAACTCTGAGTGCAGCGTTAGATTCATCAACGAAGAACAGATATCACCTTCTACAGAATCACGACGCAATTCGGAGTTCAACATTAAGCAGCCAACCAATTCAGAAAGACCACGGACACCGGAAAGTATATTACGAAGACATTCAGAAAATATTACACCTGCTAGTAGCACCAAAGACCTGAGAAGATGCTCAGATTTCACTCACGAAAAAAATCGCAGCTCCCAATTCGCAACCAAGTTGAGACGGAATAGTGACTTTGGTAACAGAACACCGAAAAGATTGCTTTTAACTGAAGAACAGAGACTGCCTAGCGTGCTGGATCATAGCCCTACAG GTTCGAGACGGAATTCGGACATAGGCAGTTTGATGACGACAACAAAATTAGACTCTCGTAGAAACTCAGAATTCTCCTGTCGAcggaattccgaatttttccAGATCAAGCCTTTGATAATAAATCGTCGGAGTAGTGACATAAGTATTAGAACACTGGATAAAAGTCCGACACACTATAATAGCATTGTCCCTGAAAATCCTGAGCTACAAGAAAAATCAGAATCCGATTCTGATCAACCAGATTGCAACGAGAAGGCGGCattgatgaataataaactGACACACAACAAATGCAATGAAAAGGATGAAATTACTaagacgaggaaaaaaaatttgtcatgGAAAAATGACAAGTATAAAGACGATCCCGAAGAGATTACAGCAGAAAGCAGTTTACTGCCAGATAATGCAACAACGGAAGGCAGAATCACG GGGGCTGATTTTACACTTCACTCAATATTAAATCATATTGCATATGTAAATAGAGCTAAGTCTGATACACCGCTGCATATACCGGAGGCTGACACAGCAGCAGCACGAAAGTTACAGATACGAAAAGTCTTGAATGTTACCTACGCTACAGCAATTTTAGGAATAATTTTGTGCGTTGCAGATATTGGCAGGATATTTGGTCCTTACG GACTTCTAGCAGAAACAGCTACGTTTGGCACAAGGCATAATCCAGCACAAATTCCACAGCCATGGCCCTGGCTACTATATCAAACCTTGTGCCGAGCACTGGAACTCATAATGGGATGCGCTATGGCGAGTATAACTAAACAGCCATCGGTAAGCCCACGTCATCAGTATCTGAATACCTATCCCAGCTATAGCTTACGCATGAAACAAAGAGAAAATCTTTACATATGA
- the LOC124302456 gene encoding uncharacterized protein LOC124302456 isoform X4, translating into MSTINVFLCLLGASRSGCLFIDPYNLKETMPRVIGSIMWDIGFPCVTSAFCLIQLAFLQLTQLKFGPEKLQKESCLSLIITAHFSCIIASDGVLAFHNHYIAKYVIQTIFLVWSIMLYLTFLHAGYKVMHLLRTVPNSMLTRDNSHMNQKGIMQLAMLAPYNNLATSVAAALVPTLLGPKLRASDDNNVPGSIAKDSEHNQSLKAHPTNIATKNLESNRKDPVASSTALGIQLPPSTQANQPIPAISTVPEVYVRPPTPTPSTANLPIITVSSPSRRSSLASRRGSDISGSSRRNSECSVRFINEEQISPSTESRRNSEFNIKQPTNSERPRTPESILRRHSENITPASSTKDLRRCSDFTHEKNRSSQFATKLRRNSDFGNRTPKRLLLTEEQRLPSVLDHSPTGSRRNSDIGSLMTTTKLDSRRNSEFSCRRNSEFFQIKPLIINRRSSDISIRTLDKSPTHYNSIVPENPELQEKSESDSDQPDCNEKAALMNNKLTHNKCNEKDEITKTRKKNLSWKNDKYKDDPEEITAESSLLPDNATTEGRITGADFTLHSILNHIAYVNRAKSDTPLHIPEADTAAARKLQIRKVLNVTYATAILGIILCVADIGRIFGPYGLLAETATFGTRHNPAQIPQPWPWLLYQTLCRALELIMGCAMASITKQPSVSPRHQYLNTYPSYSLRMKQRENLYI; encoded by the exons ATGTCAACTATAAATGTATTCCTTTGCTTACTCGGTGCTTCGAGGTCTGGTTGTCTATTCATAGATCCATACAATCTTAAAGAG ACCATGCCTCGAGTTATTGGCTCAATAATGTGGGACATCGGATTTCCATGTGTGACTTCTGCTTTTTGCCTGATACAACTGGCTTTTCTTCAACTAACACAG CTCAAGTTTGGTCCTGAAAAGCTGCAGAAAGAATCTTGTCTAAGTCTAATAATTACGGCTCATTTCTCCTGCATTATAGCAAGCGATGGCGTCCTTGCCTTTCACAATCATTACATAGCCAAGTATGTGATTCAAACTATATTCCTTGTATGGAGTATTATGCTGTATTTGACTTTTTTGCATGCTGGCTACAAAGTCATGCATTTACTAAGAACTGTGCCAAATAGTATGCTAACGCGGGATAATTCTCACATGAATCAAAAAG GAATAATGCAGCTTGCTATGCTTGCGCCTTACAATAATTTAGCTACCTCTGTGGCCGCGGCGCTTGTACCAACTCTACTTGGGCCAAAGCTGCGAGCGTCTGACGATAATAATGTGCCTGGAAGTATAGCTAAAGATTCTGAGCATAATCAAAGCTTGAAAG CTCACCCGACAAACATAGCGACAAAGAACCTGGAATCTAATCGCAAAGATCCAGTTGCTTCGTCAACCGCTTTGGGTATTCAGTTACCACCGTCAACGCAAGCTAATCAACCAATACCAGCGATATCTACTGTGCCGGAAGTTTATGTCAGACCACCCACTCCAACACCGTCAACTGCCAATCTACCGATCATTACAGTTTCAAGCCCAAGCCGACGAAGTTCATTGGCAAGTAGGAGAGGGAGTGACATTTCTGGGTCATCTAGACGTAACTCTGAGTGCAGCGTTAGATTCATCAACGAAGAACAGATATCACCTTCTACAGAATCACGACGCAATTCGGAGTTCAACATTAAGCAGCCAACCAATTCAGAAAGACCACGGACACCGGAAAGTATATTACGAAGACATTCAGAAAATATTACACCTGCTAGTAGCACCAAAGACCTGAGAAGATGCTCAGATTTCACTCACGAAAAAAATCGCAGCTCCCAATTCGCAACCAAGTTGAGACGGAATAGTGACTTTGGTAACAGAACACCGAAAAGATTGCTTTTAACTGAAGAACAGAGACTGCCTAGCGTGCTGGATCATAGCCCTACAG GTTCGAGACGGAATTCGGACATAGGCAGTTTGATGACGACAACAAAATTAGACTCTCGTAGAAACTCAGAATTCTCCTGTCGAcggaattccgaatttttccAGATCAAGCCTTTGATAATAAATCGTCGGAGTAGTGACATAAGTATTAGAACACTGGATAAAAGTCCGACACACTATAATAGCATTGTCCCTGAAAATCCTGAGCTACAAGAAAAATCAGAATCCGATTCTGATCAACCAGATTGCAACGAGAAGGCGGCattgatgaataataaactGACACACAACAAATGCAATGAAAAGGATGAAATTACTaagacgaggaaaaaaaatttgtcatgGAAAAATGACAAGTATAAAGACGATCCCGAAGAGATTACAGCAGAAAGCAGTTTACTGCCAGATAATGCAACAACGGAAGGCAGAATCACG GGGGCTGATTTTACACTTCACTCAATATTAAATCATATTGCATATGTAAATAGAGCTAAGTCTGATACACCGCTGCATATACCGGAGGCTGACACAGCAGCAGCACGAAAGTTACAGATACGAAAAGTCTTGAATGTTACCTACGCTACAGCAATTTTAGGAATAATTTTGTGCGTTGCAGATATTGGCAGGATATTTGGTCCTTACG GACTTCTAGCAGAAACAGCTACGTTTGGCACAAGGCATAATCCAGCACAAATTCCACAGCCATGGCCCTGGCTACTATATCAAACCTTGTGCCGAGCACTGGAACTCATAATGGGATGCGCTATGGCGAGTATAACTAAACAGCCATCGGTAAGCCCACGTCATCAGTATCTGAATACCTATCCCAGCTATAGCTTACGCATGAAACAAAGAGAAAATCTTTACATATGA
- the LOC124302456 gene encoding uncharacterized protein LOC124302456 isoform X6 — translation MDNLGNWTNGIINVTTPVPGRNSVSSLSSSEPVDKLLIIAPSLVVVNQDLRWIFLLHTYGFACLFFVLSFYTFFSILNLRSLISSRPFMSTINVFLCLLGASRSGCLFIDPYNLKETMPRVIGSIMWDIGFPCVTSAFCLIQLAFLQLTQLKFGPEKLQKESCLSLIITAHFSCIIASDGVLAFHNHYIAKYVIQTIFLVWSIMLYLTFLHAGYKVMHLLRTVPNSMLTRDNSHMNQKGIMQLAMLAPYNNLATSVAAALVPTLLGPKLRASDDNNVPGSIAKDSEHNQSLKAHPTNIATKNLESNRKDPVASSTALGIQLPPSTQANQPIPAISTVPEVYVRPPTPTPSTANLPIITVSSPSRRSSLASRRGSDISGSSRRNSECSVRFINEEQISPSTESRRNSEFNIKQPTNSERPRTPESILRRHSENITPASSTKDLRRCSDFTHEKNRSSQFATKLRRNSDFGNRTPKRLLLTEEQRLPSVLDHSPTGSRRNSDIGSLMTTTKLDSRRNSEFSCRRNSEFFQIKPLIINRRSSDISIRTLDKSPTHYNSIVPENPELQEKSESDSDQPDCNEKAALMNNKLTHNKCNEKDEITKTRKKNLSWKNDKYKDDPEEITAESSLLPDNATTEGRITS, via the exons ATGGACAACCTGGGTAATTGGACTAACG GTATTATCAATGTGACAACACCAGTACCAGGGAGAAATAGCGTATCCAGTTTATCAAGTTCAGAACCAGTTGACAAGCTATTGATCATCGCACCTTCATTGGTGGTGGTGAACCAGGATTTACGATGGATATTCTTATTACACACCTATGGTTTTGCGTGCCTCTTTTTTGTCCTCAGCTTCTACACATTTTTCTCCATACTAAATTTAAG ATCTCTTATTTCAAGTCGCCCCTTTATGTCAACTATAAATGTATTCCTTTGCTTACTCGGTGCTTCGAGGTCTGGTTGTCTATTCATAGATCCATACAATCTTAAAGAG ACCATGCCTCGAGTTATTGGCTCAATAATGTGGGACATCGGATTTCCATGTGTGACTTCTGCTTTTTGCCTGATACAACTGGCTTTTCTTCAACTAACACAG CTCAAGTTTGGTCCTGAAAAGCTGCAGAAAGAATCTTGTCTAAGTCTAATAATTACGGCTCATTTCTCCTGCATTATAGCAAGCGATGGCGTCCTTGCCTTTCACAATCATTACATAGCCAAGTATGTGATTCAAACTATATTCCTTGTATGGAGTATTATGCTGTATTTGACTTTTTTGCATGCTGGCTACAAAGTCATGCATTTACTAAGAACTGTGCCAAATAGTATGCTAACGCGGGATAATTCTCACATGAATCAAAAAG GAATAATGCAGCTTGCTATGCTTGCGCCTTACAATAATTTAGCTACCTCTGTGGCCGCGGCGCTTGTACCAACTCTACTTGGGCCAAAGCTGCGAGCGTCTGACGATAATAATGTGCCTGGAAGTATAGCTAAAGATTCTGAGCATAATCAAAGCTTGAAAG CTCACCCGACAAACATAGCGACAAAGAACCTGGAATCTAATCGCAAAGATCCAGTTGCTTCGTCAACCGCTTTGGGTATTCAGTTACCACCGTCAACGCAAGCTAATCAACCAATACCAGCGATATCTACTGTGCCGGAAGTTTATGTCAGACCACCCACTCCAACACCGTCAACTGCCAATCTACCGATCATTACAGTTTCAAGCCCAAGCCGACGAAGTTCATTGGCAAGTAGGAGAGGGAGTGACATTTCTGGGTCATCTAGACGTAACTCTGAGTGCAGCGTTAGATTCATCAACGAAGAACAGATATCACCTTCTACAGAATCACGACGCAATTCGGAGTTCAACATTAAGCAGCCAACCAATTCAGAAAGACCACGGACACCGGAAAGTATATTACGAAGACATTCAGAAAATATTACACCTGCTAGTAGCACCAAAGACCTGAGAAGATGCTCAGATTTCACTCACGAAAAAAATCGCAGCTCCCAATTCGCAACCAAGTTGAGACGGAATAGTGACTTTGGTAACAGAACACCGAAAAGATTGCTTTTAACTGAAGAACAGAGACTGCCTAGCGTGCTGGATCATAGCCCTACAG GTTCGAGACGGAATTCGGACATAGGCAGTTTGATGACGACAACAAAATTAGACTCTCGTAGAAACTCAGAATTCTCCTGTCGAcggaattccgaatttttccAGATCAAGCCTTTGATAATAAATCGTCGGAGTAGTGACATAAGTATTAGAACACTGGATAAAAGTCCGACACACTATAATAGCATTGTCCCTGAAAATCCTGAGCTACAAGAAAAATCAGAATCCGATTCTGATCAACCAGATTGCAACGAGAAGGCGGCattgatgaataataaactGACACACAACAAATGCAATGAAAAGGATGAAATTACTaagacgaggaaaaaaaatttgtcatgGAAAAATGACAAGTATAAAGACGATCCCGAAGAGATTACAGCAGAAAGCAGTTTACTGCCAGATAATGCAACAACGGAAGGCAGAATCACG AGCTAA
- the LOC124302456 gene encoding uncharacterized protein LOC124302456 isoform X2 has translation MDNLGNWTNGIINVTTPVPGRNSVSSLSSSEPVDKLLIIAPSLVVVNQDLRWIFLLHTYGFACLFFVLSFYTFFSILNLRSLISSRPFMSTINVFLCLLGASRSGCLFIDPYNLKETMPRVIGSIMWDIGFPCVTSAFCLIQLAFLQLTQLKFGPEKLQKESCLSLIITAHFSCIIASDGVLAFHNHYIAKYVIQTIFLVWSIMLYLTFLHAGYKVMHLLRTVPNSMLTRDNSHMNQKGIMQLAMLAPYNNLATSVAAALVPTLLGPKLRASDDNNVPGSIAKDSEHNQSLKAHPTNIATKNLESNRKDPVASSTALGIQLPPSTQANQPIPAISTVPEVYVRPPTPTPSTANLPIITVSSPSRRSSLASRRGSDISGSSRRNSECSVRFINEEQISPSTESRRNSEFNIKQPTNSERPRTPESILRRHSENITPASSTKDLRRCSDFTHEKNRSSQFATKLRRNSDFGNRTPKRLLLTEEQRLPSVLDHSPTGSRRNSDIGSLMTTTKLDSRRNSEFSCRRNSEFFQIKPLIINRRSSDISIRTLDKSPTHYNSIVPENPELQEKSESDSDQPDCNEKAALMNNKLTHNKCNEKDEITKTRKKNLSWKNDKYKDDPEEITAESSLLPDNATTEGRITGADFTLHSILNHIAYVNRAKSDTPLHIPEADTAAARKLQIRKVLNVTYATAILGIILCVADIGRIFGPYAETATFGTRHNPAQIPQPWPWLLYQTLCRALELIMGCAMASITKQPSVSPRHQYLNTYPSYSLRMKQRENLYI, from the exons ATGGACAACCTGGGTAATTGGACTAACG GTATTATCAATGTGACAACACCAGTACCAGGGAGAAATAGCGTATCCAGTTTATCAAGTTCAGAACCAGTTGACAAGCTATTGATCATCGCACCTTCATTGGTGGTGGTGAACCAGGATTTACGATGGATATTCTTATTACACACCTATGGTTTTGCGTGCCTCTTTTTTGTCCTCAGCTTCTACACATTTTTCTCCATACTAAATTTAAG ATCTCTTATTTCAAGTCGCCCCTTTATGTCAACTATAAATGTATTCCTTTGCTTACTCGGTGCTTCGAGGTCTGGTTGTCTATTCATAGATCCATACAATCTTAAAGAG ACCATGCCTCGAGTTATTGGCTCAATAATGTGGGACATCGGATTTCCATGTGTGACTTCTGCTTTTTGCCTGATACAACTGGCTTTTCTTCAACTAACACAG CTCAAGTTTGGTCCTGAAAAGCTGCAGAAAGAATCTTGTCTAAGTCTAATAATTACGGCTCATTTCTCCTGCATTATAGCAAGCGATGGCGTCCTTGCCTTTCACAATCATTACATAGCCAAGTATGTGATTCAAACTATATTCCTTGTATGGAGTATTATGCTGTATTTGACTTTTTTGCATGCTGGCTACAAAGTCATGCATTTACTAAGAACTGTGCCAAATAGTATGCTAACGCGGGATAATTCTCACATGAATCAAAAAG GAATAATGCAGCTTGCTATGCTTGCGCCTTACAATAATTTAGCTACCTCTGTGGCCGCGGCGCTTGTACCAACTCTACTTGGGCCAAAGCTGCGAGCGTCTGACGATAATAATGTGCCTGGAAGTATAGCTAAAGATTCTGAGCATAATCAAAGCTTGAAAG CTCACCCGACAAACATAGCGACAAAGAACCTGGAATCTAATCGCAAAGATCCAGTTGCTTCGTCAACCGCTTTGGGTATTCAGTTACCACCGTCAACGCAAGCTAATCAACCAATACCAGCGATATCTACTGTGCCGGAAGTTTATGTCAGACCACCCACTCCAACACCGTCAACTGCCAATCTACCGATCATTACAGTTTCAAGCCCAAGCCGACGAAGTTCATTGGCAAGTAGGAGAGGGAGTGACATTTCTGGGTCATCTAGACGTAACTCTGAGTGCAGCGTTAGATTCATCAACGAAGAACAGATATCACCTTCTACAGAATCACGACGCAATTCGGAGTTCAACATTAAGCAGCCAACCAATTCAGAAAGACCACGGACACCGGAAAGTATATTACGAAGACATTCAGAAAATATTACACCTGCTAGTAGCACCAAAGACCTGAGAAGATGCTCAGATTTCACTCACGAAAAAAATCGCAGCTCCCAATTCGCAACCAAGTTGAGACGGAATAGTGACTTTGGTAACAGAACACCGAAAAGATTGCTTTTAACTGAAGAACAGAGACTGCCTAGCGTGCTGGATCATAGCCCTACAG GTTCGAGACGGAATTCGGACATAGGCAGTTTGATGACGACAACAAAATTAGACTCTCGTAGAAACTCAGAATTCTCCTGTCGAcggaattccgaatttttccAGATCAAGCCTTTGATAATAAATCGTCGGAGTAGTGACATAAGTATTAGAACACTGGATAAAAGTCCGACACACTATAATAGCATTGTCCCTGAAAATCCTGAGCTACAAGAAAAATCAGAATCCGATTCTGATCAACCAGATTGCAACGAGAAGGCGGCattgatgaataataaactGACACACAACAAATGCAATGAAAAGGATGAAATTACTaagacgaggaaaaaaaatttgtcatgGAAAAATGACAAGTATAAAGACGATCCCGAAGAGATTACAGCAGAAAGCAGTTTACTGCCAGATAATGCAACAACGGAAGGCAGAATCACG GGGGCTGATTTTACACTTCACTCAATATTAAATCATATTGCATATGTAAATAGAGCTAAGTCTGATACACCGCTGCATATACCGGAGGCTGACACAGCAGCAGCACGAAAGTTACAGATACGAAAAGTCTTGAATGTTACCTACGCTACAGCAATTTTAGGAATAATTTTGTGCGTTGCAGATATTGGCAGGATATTTGGTCCTTACG CAGAAACAGCTACGTTTGGCACAAGGCATAATCCAGCACAAATTCCACAGCCATGGCCCTGGCTACTATATCAAACCTTGTGCCGAGCACTGGAACTCATAATGGGATGCGCTATGGCGAGTATAACTAAACAGCCATCGGTAAGCCCACGTCATCAGTATCTGAATACCTATCCCAGCTATAGCTTACGCATGAAACAAAGAGAAAATCTTTACATATGA